One part of the Luteitalea sp. genome encodes these proteins:
- the rsmB gene encoding 16S rRNA (cytosine(967)-C(5))-methyltransferase RsmB, protein MTAPARSAAWRALRRVHETGTDLPIALARERDGLADARDRALTTEITLGVLRWQAALDYLITRAAKRPLDAIDTASLDVLRLGAYQLLHLTRVPAAVVVDEAVDLVKRAHHPRAAGFINATLRQIAVTRGAGLPPAPPLRPPSASGAARRWRQRALEHLAVTLSHPAWLMERWLDRYGFQAAAEIASFNNRSAPLTLRANPLRTTPATLARALEAHGVATQPGRYAPEALIVTAGHPLGTPPLEEGACSVQDEASQAVGVLAAAATCAGERAPVLDACASPGGKTLALAAALEPGSLIVAADTRRARVQLLRNTLARAGTKWVQVVQIDLTRGLPFRELFQGVLLDVPCSGLGTIRRDPDIRWKRTPDDLIRFAAAQRVMLREAARVVAPGGRLVYATCSSEPEENQDLVARFLAEHESFALIGANSLPVPDSMRTLIDAEGFFHTLPHVHGLEAFFAAVMRRAI, encoded by the coding sequence ATGACGGCTCCAGCTCGCTCGGCGGCGTGGCGTGCGCTCCGTCGCGTGCACGAGACGGGCACCGACCTGCCGATTGCCTTGGCGCGCGAGCGCGACGGTCTGGCGGACGCCCGCGATCGGGCCCTCACTACTGAGATCACCCTCGGCGTCCTTCGCTGGCAGGCCGCGCTCGACTACCTGATTACCCGCGCCGCCAAACGTCCTCTCGACGCCATCGACACTGCATCGCTCGACGTGCTCCGCCTTGGCGCGTACCAACTCCTCCACTTGACACGCGTGCCGGCGGCAGTCGTGGTCGACGAAGCGGTAGACCTGGTAAAGCGCGCGCATCACCCACGGGCCGCCGGGTTCATCAACGCCACGTTGCGCCAAATCGCGGTCACGCGAGGCGCTGGCCTTCCACCAGCCCCCCCACTGCGGCCACCATCAGCGAGCGGCGCGGCGCGCCGATGGCGGCAACGCGCGCTGGAGCATCTGGCGGTCACACTCTCACACCCGGCGTGGCTCATGGAGCGCTGGCTCGATCGTTACGGGTTTCAGGCCGCCGCCGAGATCGCGAGCTTCAACAACCGCAGTGCACCGCTCACCTTGCGCGCGAATCCGCTACGCACGACGCCGGCTACTTTGGCAAGGGCGCTCGAAGCTCACGGCGTTGCAACGCAGCCCGGACGCTACGCGCCAGAGGCGCTGATCGTTACCGCTGGGCACCCGCTCGGAACACCACCCCTCGAGGAAGGCGCTTGCTCCGTGCAGGACGAAGCATCGCAGGCGGTCGGCGTGCTCGCAGCCGCCGCCACCTGCGCAGGGGAGAGGGCGCCGGTGCTGGATGCCTGTGCCTCACCTGGTGGTAAGACGTTGGCACTCGCAGCGGCACTGGAGCCTGGGTCGCTCATCGTCGCAGCGGACACGAGGCGCGCGCGCGTGCAGTTGCTCCGGAACACACTCGCCCGCGCGGGCACCAAGTGGGTACAGGTCGTACAAATCGATTTAACACGCGGCTTGCCGTTTCGAGAGCTGTTTCAGGGCGTGCTGCTCGACGTGCCCTGCTCGGGCTTGGGAACAATCCGCCGCGACCCGGACATTCGGTGGAAGCGGACGCCGGACGATCTCATCCGTTTTGCGGCAGCTCAGCGTGTGATGCTCCGCGAAGCGGCACGGGTTGTCGCTCCAGGCGGGCGGCTGGTGTACGCCACCTGCTCGAGCGAGCCGGAAGAGAACCAGGATCTCGTGGCGCGCTTTCTCGCGGAGCACGAATCCTTTGCATTGATAGGCGCGAACAGCCTACCGGTGCCGGACTCGATGCGAACGCTCATCGACGCGGAGGGCTTCTTTCATACCCTCCCACACGTGCATGGCCTCGAGGCGTTCTTCGCGGCGGTCATGAGGCGCGCAATCTGA
- a CDS encoding methionyl-tRNA formyltransferase translates to MANEPRLRIVFFGTPTFAVPTLEGLLRSRHPVVGVVTQPDRPRGRGQVVRSSPIKALALVHDVPVWQPDKLKDDAFLALARSVEPDLGVVAAYGKLLPDVLLTIPRLGLINVHASLLPRYRGASPIQRAVLAGDAETGVTIMRVVSALDAGASLAQRRHPIGPEDTSGDVEQALATLGASLLCETVDRLAAGAVDETAQDDTQATYAPRLRKDEGLIDWSRPALAVHNHVRAMQPWPGAFSFLHGQRLMMRRTRPAAPTDAAPGTIVEADRDVLRVATGDNSSLHLLEVQPEGRRAMAARDFLAGRRLEVGARFNGRRP, encoded by the coding sequence ATGGCAAATGAGCCGCGGCTCCGTATCGTCTTCTTTGGAACGCCAACGTTTGCCGTACCCACGCTAGAGGGACTGCTGCGATCCCGCCATCCGGTCGTCGGTGTGGTCACACAACCGGATCGACCGCGGGGGCGCGGGCAGGTCGTCCGATCCTCGCCGATCAAGGCGCTGGCGCTCGTACACGACGTTCCAGTGTGGCAGCCGGACAAGCTCAAAGACGATGCGTTTCTGGCTCTGGCTCGATCGGTCGAGCCGGATCTGGGCGTCGTTGCTGCTTATGGCAAGCTCCTACCGGATGTTCTCCTCACCATCCCGCGCCTGGGCTTGATCAACGTGCATGCATCACTGTTGCCACGCTACCGCGGTGCCTCGCCGATCCAACGAGCGGTGCTCGCGGGCGACGCCGAGACCGGCGTGACGATCATGCGCGTGGTCAGCGCACTCGACGCCGGGGCATCTCTCGCGCAGCGGCGGCATCCCATCGGCCCCGAGGACACGAGTGGCGACGTCGAGCAGGCGCTCGCGACACTTGGCGCCTCCCTCCTCTGCGAGACCGTCGATCGACTCGCCGCCGGAGCCGTCGACGAAACGGCCCAAGATGACACACAGGCGACCTACGCGCCGCGCTTGCGCAAAGACGAAGGACTCATCGACTGGAGCCGACCCGCGCTGGCCGTCCACAACCATGTGCGCGCGATGCAGCCATGGCCCGGCGCGTTCTCGTTTCTTCACGGTCAGCGACTCATGATGCGACGCACTCGGCCCGCCGCTCCAACTGACGCCGCTCCCGGGACCATCGTCGAGGCGGACCGCGATGTGCTCCGTGTCGCTACGGGTGACAACAGCTCACTACACTTGCTCGAGGTGCAACCGGAAGGACGACGGGCGATGGCGGCGAGAGACTTCCTGGCGGGCCGACGACTGGAGGTGGGCGCTCGTTTCAACGGTCGGCGCCCATGA
- the def gene encoding peptide deformylase codes for MTQPILRYGASMLHTPAGPVTTFDDELQVLVDSMIETVHAAPGVGLAAPQVGAPLRLMVIDLSIGRNPHEILVLANPEVVAREGVQRQREGCLSVPGFDARVSRPRRIVVRGLNRHGEPCTIEGTNLLARVLQHELDHLEGTLYLDRLRRLSRWSIMWRLKRLQRKGTWWRAHGK; via the coding sequence ATGACGCAGCCCATCCTTCGCTACGGTGCCTCGATGCTGCATACGCCAGCGGGGCCCGTCACGACGTTTGATGATGAGCTGCAGGTGCTGGTCGACAGCATGATCGAGACCGTGCACGCCGCACCCGGTGTGGGGCTCGCGGCGCCTCAGGTGGGAGCCCCGCTACGTTTGATGGTCATCGATCTGTCGATCGGCCGGAACCCGCACGAGATCCTGGTGCTTGCAAATCCGGAGGTCGTGGCCAGGGAAGGCGTTCAGCGCCAGCGCGAAGGCTGTCTGAGCGTGCCTGGCTTCGATGCGCGCGTCAGCCGCCCACGGCGAATCGTCGTCCGCGGGCTCAACCGCCACGGTGAGCCTTGCACGATCGAAGGGACGAATCTGCTGGCCCGCGTTCTCCAGCATGAGCTGGACCACCTGGAGGGCACGCTGTATCTCGACCGGCTCAGGCGGCTTTCACGCTGGTCGATCATGTGGCGTTTGAAGCGGCTCCAACGGAAGGGAACGTGGTGGCGAGCGCATGGCAAATGA
- the aroC gene encoding chorismate synthase: MRFLTAGESHGQALVVIIEGLPAGLRVDPDGITRDLRARQGGYGRGRRMAIESDQAEILSGVRKGETLGSPVALLIRNRDWPNWQVTMHAAAEAPADATGARRAAVTRPRPGHADLAGALKYDRSDIRDVLERASARETAARVAAGALARQLLARFDVRLASHVFAIGDAALSDPLAVTFEQIVAIPAEAPLRCVDSSVEALMIAAIDRAREAGDTLGGAFEVVARGLPPGLGSHVHWDRKLDGRLAQAVMSIPAIKGVGIGLGATAAARPGSQVHDEILLPSAQRLTHGDMGVVRPTNRAGGLEGGVTNGEDLRVTAYMKPISTLMKPLQSVDLETMETSPATVERSDVCAVPAAACVGEAMVALVVADAFLEKFGGDSITEIQGHYGAARDRVRERFVPRTVTNSVTSDE; this comes from the coding sequence CTGCGATTTCTCACAGCTGGTGAGTCGCACGGACAAGCGCTGGTCGTGATCATCGAGGGCCTGCCGGCCGGTTTGCGCGTGGATCCCGATGGGATCACGCGGGATCTGCGGGCGCGGCAGGGCGGGTATGGTCGTGGGCGCCGGATGGCGATCGAGAGCGACCAGGCAGAGATTCTGTCGGGCGTGCGGAAGGGCGAAACACTCGGCAGTCCGGTTGCGCTCCTGATCCGGAATCGGGATTGGCCAAACTGGCAGGTCACGATGCATGCAGCGGCTGAGGCACCGGCAGATGCCACTGGCGCACGCCGCGCGGCGGTCACGCGCCCGCGGCCGGGCCATGCGGATCTCGCCGGTGCGCTCAAGTACGACCGCTCCGATATTCGCGATGTCCTCGAGCGCGCGAGCGCCCGGGAAACGGCGGCACGCGTGGCGGCAGGCGCCTTGGCAAGACAGCTCTTGGCACGCTTCGACGTGCGCCTGGCAAGTCACGTCTTCGCCATTGGTGACGCCGCGCTGTCCGACCCGCTGGCCGTGACGTTCGAGCAGATCGTCGCGATACCAGCCGAGGCGCCCTTGCGGTGCGTTGATAGCTCGGTGGAAGCGCTCATGATTGCTGCGATCGATCGCGCGCGCGAGGCGGGCGATACGCTCGGTGGTGCGTTCGAGGTCGTGGCCCGCGGCTTGCCGCCCGGTCTCGGCAGTCACGTCCACTGGGATCGCAAGTTGGACGGCCGTCTCGCACAGGCGGTCATGTCGATTCCAGCCATCAAAGGGGTAGGCATAGGCCTCGGCGCGACAGCCGCCGCTCGTCCAGGCTCGCAAGTGCACGATGAGATCCTGCTGCCGAGCGCCCAGCGGCTCACGCACGGAGACATGGGCGTCGTGCGGCCGACCAATCGCGCCGGAGGCCTCGAGGGCGGTGTGACAAACGGAGAAGATCTTCGGGTCACCGCCTATATGAAGCCCATCTCGACCCTCATGAAGCCGCTGCAGTCGGTTGATCTCGAAACCATGGAGACCTCCCCCGCGACCGTGGAACGAAGCGATGTCTGCGCAGTGCCCGCGGCAGCTTGTGTCGGCGAGGCGATGGTTGCCCTAGTCGTCGCCGACGCGTTCCTCGAGAAGTTTGGCGGCGATTCCATTACCGAGATCCAAGGGCACTACGGCGCCGCCCGTGACCGCGTGCGCGAGCGCTTCGTGCCCAGAACAGTGACGAATTCAGTGACGAGTGACGAGTGA
- a CDS encoding four helix bundle protein: MQRAAIRTFKDLVVWQKAFRLAVDVHQLTKDFPAEEKYGLSAELRKTARSVTYNIAEGHRRGTTPEYLRFLRIAAGSVAELETQVLLARALRYFSEDQAIRMLALHGDIERMLAALINKLRAKQARSVGCRPI, translated from the coding sequence ATGCAGAGAGCGGCCATTCGCACGTTCAAGGATCTCGTCGTCTGGCAAAAGGCATTCCGTTTGGCGGTAGACGTGCACCAACTGACGAAGGACTTTCCGGCCGAGGAAAAATATGGCCTCAGCGCGGAGCTGCGCAAGACCGCCCGCTCGGTCACTTACAACATCGCAGAGGGACACAGGCGCGGCACCACGCCTGAGTACCTGCGCTTCCTCCGAATCGCCGCCGGCTCTGTTGCAGAATTGGAAACACAGGTGCTCCTGGCTCGAGCACTTCGCTACTTCTCCGAGGATCAGGCAATACGTATGCTTGCTCTCCACGGCGATATCGAGCGAATGCTAGCCGCTCTGATAAACAAGCTGCGCGCCAAGCAAGCGCGATCGGTTGGATGCCGGCCTATTTAG
- a CDS encoding tetratricopeptide repeat protein, which produces MTRRSILTVVLLAVGFAAVLAATAIQRERTYQGLLARGTNALRHHDAAVAIEALSGAIALKRSSMVAYLRRGEAYLLGGPQGFPSALRDFREAARLDRGAVRPLERLGDISTKLGSHERAAEYYRTGLELDAGAPAMTYKLALATYQAGRLADALELAQRASRLDPRLAEAHYLRGLCLVDQKRLREGSEAFRRALAGDASLVEARAQLALTARQLGRGGEEVTQLEQLAEQTQQPEYAVELGRALTRLGRIDQAIEVLDKASTRFPRDTKVMTTLGSAWLEKAAATEDGRARTQALAWLERAEADERRTGRETSDTLAALGRAWLLGDNPRQAVEVLQRAVATPPASVTAFDDLGRAAEQLSDWSLARTALERAQALDPTTRPDGRAARAAHLADLSTRLSDHEAAAAWLDEARHLRPNDMSLVARAVEAHWAAGHRDEAVRMLYAALAKEPEDAALRRLASRMQE; this is translated from the coding sequence ATGACTCGCCGCTCCATCCTGACCGTCGTCCTGCTCGCCGTGGGCTTCGCGGCGGTCTTGGCTGCGACCGCGATCCAGCGGGAGCGTACGTACCAGGGGCTGCTCGCTCGCGGCACCAATGCGCTCCGCCACCATGACGCGGCCGTGGCCATCGAGGCGCTGAGCGGCGCCATCGCGCTGAAACGGAGCTCGATGGTGGCATACCTGCGGCGGGGCGAAGCCTACTTGCTCGGTGGCCCACAGGGCTTTCCGTCGGCGCTGCGCGACTTTCGGGAAGCCGCACGCCTGGATCGCGGCGCCGTCCGTCCCTTGGAGCGCCTCGGGGACATCAGCACGAAGCTGGGCTCCCATGAGCGCGCCGCGGAGTACTACCGCACGGGCCTCGAGCTCGACGCGGGTGCGCCAGCGATGACATACAAGCTCGCGCTGGCGACGTATCAAGCAGGCCGACTCGCGGACGCGCTCGAGCTCGCCCAACGCGCCTCGAGGCTCGATCCACGACTGGCCGAAGCGCATTACTTGCGTGGCCTCTGTTTGGTCGACCAAAAGAGACTCCGTGAAGGCTCTGAGGCATTTCGGCGGGCGTTGGCAGGCGATGCGAGCCTCGTAGAGGCCAGGGCCCAGCTTGCGCTCACGGCCAGGCAGCTGGGACGCGGTGGTGAGGAGGTCACCCAGCTCGAACAGCTGGCGGAGCAGACCCAGCAACCAGAGTATGCCGTCGAGCTCGGCCGAGCGCTGACACGGCTTGGACGGATCGACCAAGCCATCGAGGTCCTCGACAAGGCGTCCACTCGATTCCCGCGCGACACGAAGGTGATGACAACGCTAGGCAGCGCCTGGCTCGAAAAGGCAGCGGCCACGGAGGACGGACGAGCGCGCACGCAGGCGCTCGCCTGGCTCGAGCGCGCTGAAGCGGACGAACGCCGCACAGGACGAGAAACGAGCGACACGCTGGCGGCGCTCGGGCGCGCCTGGCTCCTTGGCGACAACCCGCGTCAGGCGGTCGAAGTCCTCCAGCGAGCGGTCGCCACGCCACCCGCCAGCGTGACGGCCTTCGATGACCTGGGCCGCGCTGCGGAACAGCTCAGCGACTGGTCGCTTGCCCGAACCGCACTCGAACGCGCGCAGGCGCTCGATCCGACAACGCGGCCCGACGGTCGCGCCGCGCGCGCCGCACACCTTGCCGACCTCTCCACGCGACTATCGGATCACGAAGCGGCAGCCGCGTGGCTCGATGAGGCACGTCATCTTCGCCCTAACGACATGTCACTGGTCGCGCGCGCGGTCGAGGCTCACTGGGCCGCCGGCCATCGAGATGAAGCAGTGCGCATGCTGTATGCGGCACTTGCCAAGGAGCCGGAGGACGCCGCGCTGCGCCGCCTGGCATCGCGGATGCAGGAGTAA
- a CDS encoding sigma-70 family RNA polymerase sigma factor, which produces MERRMAEGLSVKPVGLEWASSGEVEAELVARCRAGDEQACTALVEAHQRMVYQLALHLLGEHDEALDLSQEVFLRVFRTLPSFRGHASLRTWIYRIVINQARNRQRWWRRRKQREQVSLDDNLHRLREVPDPDRGDDPEATVERKEVVEFVWRALDRLPFDQRTAIVLREIDGLSYDEIAYSLGVAVGTVKSRLARARHQLREELRVA; this is translated from the coding sequence ATGGAGCGTCGAATGGCCGAGGGGCTCTCGGTCAAGCCAGTTGGCTTGGAGTGGGCGAGCAGCGGCGAAGTCGAAGCCGAGCTCGTAGCGCGGTGTCGGGCAGGGGACGAGCAGGCCTGCACGGCCCTCGTCGAGGCTCACCAGCGCATGGTGTACCAGCTTGCACTGCACCTGCTGGGGGAGCATGACGAAGCGCTGGACCTCTCGCAGGAAGTCTTCCTGCGCGTCTTCCGGACATTGCCCTCGTTCCGGGGCCACGCCTCGCTGCGCACCTGGATCTACCGCATTGTCATCAACCAGGCGCGCAATCGGCAGCGCTGGTGGCGCCGACGGAAGCAACGCGAGCAAGTGTCGCTCGACGACAATTTGCACCGCCTCCGTGAGGTGCCCGATCCGGACCGGGGCGACGATCCGGAGGCGACGGTGGAGCGGAAGGAAGTCGTCGAGTTCGTGTGGCGCGCGCTGGACCGGCTGCCCTTCGATCAGCGGACGGCGATTGTGTTGCGCGAGATCGATGGTCTGAGCTACGACGAGATTGCCTATTCGCTGGGGGTTGCGGTCGGGACCGTCAAGTCGCGGTTGGCCCGAGCGCGCCACCAGTTGCGAGAAGAACTGAGGGTCGCATGA